Sequence from the Methanosphaera cuniculi genome:
TTTTTCAAATGCAAGGTATTCAGCTGCTGTTAAAGCCATTTTAGGAGTCATAATTCTTTCAATAGCAGGATCGTCTGCTAAGTTCATGAATACTGTTACACGTTCTAAAGCTCCGGTTTGCTCGAATTCGTTCATGAAGAAGTTTGCTTCTTCGTGAGTAATACCCATAGCACCGAAAATTACAGCGAAATCAGTATCTTCTGAAATTACCTTAGCTTGTCTTGCAATTTGTGCTGCAAGTTCGTTGTGAGGTAATCCTGATCCTGAGAAGATAGGAAGTTTTTGACCACGTACAAGAGTGTTCATACCGTCAATGGTTGATATACCTGTTTGAATAAATTCAGCAGGGAATTCTCTTGCAGCTGGGTTCATTGGAGATCCGTTTACATCTAATTCTACTTCAGGAATTATGTCAGGTCCACCGTCAATAGGTTTACCAATACCGTTGAATATTCTTCCAAGAATATCTGGGGATAAACCGATTTTAGCTGTTTCTCCTGTGAAACGTACTTTTGTTGATTCTGTGTTAAGGTCACTTGTACCTTCGAATACTTGAACAACAGCTTTGTCTCCTTCTACTTCTAGAACTTGACCGGTTCTTTTTTCACCATCAGGTGTTTCAATATCTACAATTTCATTGAAAGCTACACCGTCTACACCTTGAACAACCATTAAAGGTCCTGAAACTTCTGTTACAGTGGTGTATTCTTTTGTTTTAACATCTATATCATTCATTGTACAGCCTCATTACATTGTGTTTGTATTTGATCTCTTATTTCTTCAACTCTGCCCATGAATTCATCTTCTGGGATGTATTTCATTCTGTCAAGATCTACTCTTACATCTAGGTTTACAAGTTTGTTTGCATCTGCTCCATCTGCAAGTGCTGCTTGTGCTGCTGTGTCATAAAGTAGAATTGTTTTGAGCATGTTGTATTGTTTAATTGGTGAACAGTATGTATCTGTATCATCAAAAGCGTTTTGTTGAAGGAAGTCTTCTCTTAACATACGTGCTGCTTCGAGTGTTACACGATCTTTTTGAGGTAGTGCATCAGGTCCTACAAGCTGTACAATTTCTTCGAGTTCTGATTCTTTTTGGAGTAAAGCCATAGCTCTATCTCTTAATTCTCTCCAATCTGAACCGATTTGTTCATTCCACCAGCCTGTAATACTATCTACATATAGTGAGTAACTGTTCAACCAGTTAATAGATGGGAAGTGACGTCTATCTGCAAGTGATGCATCAAGTGCCCAGAATACTTTAGCAATACGTAAGGTGTTCTGAGTTACAGGTTCGGATAAGTCTCCACCAGGAGGTGATACTGCTCCTACAATTGTAATTGATGATTCTGCTGCATGATCTCCTATAGTTGTTACACGTCCTGCACGTTCATAGAACTGTGCTAGTCTTGATGCTAGATATGCAGGGTATCCTTCTTCCCCAGGCATTTCTTCAAGACGTCCGGATAATTCACGCATAGCTTCTGCCCATCTTGATGTACTATCTGCCATAAGTGCTACATCGTATCCCATATCTCTGAAGTATTCAGCAATGGTAATTCCGGTGTATACACATGCTTCCCTAGCTGCTACCGGCATGTTTGATGTGTTTGCGATAAGAACTGTTCTGTCCATTAATGGGTTTCCAGTTTTAGGGTCTTCTAATTCTGGGAACTCAATAAGTACTTCAGTCATTTCGTTTCCACGTTCTCCACAACCAATGTATACAACTATATCTGCATCTGCCCATTTAGCTAATTGTTGCTGTGTTACAGTTTTTCCTGAACCGAATGGTCCTGGCATAGCTGCTGTTCCACCTTTTGCAAGACAGAAGAATGTATCTTGTGCTCTTTGTCCTGTTATAAGTGGTACATCTGGGTCAAGTTTGTTTACGTAAGGTCTACCTACACGTACTGGCCAGATTTGCATCATTTGTACTTTTTCTATTCCATTTTCTGTTTCTACTTCAGCAATGTCGTCAACAATAGTGTATCTGCCTGGACTTACAATTGATTTAAGTGTTCCTGACATTTTTGGTGGTATCATAATTTTGTGTACAATTGATGATGTTTCATCTACTGTTCCTATGATGTCTCCACCTTCTACTTTGTCTCCAACTTGTGCTGTTGGTTTAAATTCCCATTCTTTTGTTTTGTCTAGTGCTGGTACGTCTACCCCTCTAGGAATGAAATCTCCTGCTTCGAGTTTGATTTCATCTAAAGGTCTTTGAATACCGTCGTAAATTGATTTTAGTATTCCAGGACCTAATTCTACTGAGAGTGGACCACCTGTACTTTCAATTTTTTCTCCTGGTTTAATACCAGCAGTTTCTTCGTAAACTTGAACTGTTGCTGTGTCGCCGTGAAGTTCAATTATTTCACCTATGAGTCCGATATCACCTACACGTACCATTTCGTGTACTTGTGTACCACGCATACCGTCACCGATAATAACCGGACCTGCAATTTTAATAATTTTTCCTGTGATCATTTTACCATCTCAACCCCAATAACTCTTTTTATAAGGTCATTCATTGGGTCAGTTTCTCTTTTATGTGAACCTGACTTGTCGGGTACTTCTATAATCATAGGTAATGCCTTAGTTTCACTGTATTTTGTGATATCCTCTCTAAGTTCATCACCAATTTTTTCTGTAGTTATGATGATTGAATATTCATCATCAACTAGTTGCTTTAAAGTAGCTTTTGATTCTTCTTTATTATGTACTGGGAATCCACTTTTGATTCCACCTAACATAAAACCAGTTACTGTATCTGGATCTGCCATTATAGCTATATCATTTTTCATAATAACATCTCCTTAATTTCAGAACTTGGTATAGCAAGTCCTTTTTTACTTCTTGCTATTATTTTAAGATTTTTAATTTCAGTTTCTTTTTTGTATAAGAAACCAATAATTGGACCTACTCCAAATGGTCGTTTTTTAAACATGTTGTCTGCCATTTTTCTTTCGTATGCATCTAAAGCTTCATCGAATACTGTAATTGAACCTTCTTGGTTGTATTTAGGTATTGCATCGATGATAACTTTACCATATTCAGAACTTTCTATACTGCTTAAAAGTGAGGTCATATCTTCAGATTCCATGAATTCTTTAAGTTTCCATGCACGAAGTTCGTAACCTCTTTTTATAACGTATGGTTTGATCTGATCATATGATAAACCATCAGCTTTAGCTCTTAAAATAATTTTAATTGCTGCTATATCTACTTGAGTTCCTACATAACTGTGTAACATTCTAGTGTTTTCATCAGACTGATTTGCTGATTTTTCTAGAAGTCTGTGATAGTAGTAGTTATCTAATGCTGATTCTAATGTTAATAATGTTTTATTTTCATTAAAATCTGGTAATGC
This genomic interval carries:
- a CDS encoding V-type ATP synthase subunit F; translation: MKNDIAIMADPDTVTGFMLGGIKSGFPVHNKEESKATLKQLVDDEYSIIITTEKIGDELREDITKYSETKALPMIIEVPDKSGSHKRETDPMNDLIKRVIGVEMVK
- a CDS encoding ATP synthase subunit B, which codes for MNDIDVKTKEYTTVTEVSGPLMVVQGVDGVAFNEIVDIETPDGEKRTGQVLEVEGDKAVVQVFEGTSDLNTESTKVRFTGETAKIGLSPDILGRIFNGIGKPIDGGPDIIPEVELDVNGSPMNPAAREFPAEFIQTGISTIDGMNTLVRGQKLPIFSGSGLPHNELAAQIARQAKVISEDTDFAVIFGAMGITHEEANFFMNEFEQTGALERVTVFMNLADDPAIERIMTPKMALTAAEYLAFEKGMHVLVILTDLTNYCEALREISSARNEVPGRRGYPGYMYTDLAGIYERAGRIRGKDGSITQMPILVMPQDDITHPIPDLTGYITEGQIVLSRELDRTGIYPPVDVLPSLSRLMSGGIGEGRTREDHSGVSDQLYAAYAEGRDLRDLTAVVGEEALTDRDRKFLKFADEFEDKFIRQAKDEDRSIEETLDLGWELLSILPTTELKRVKEEFIEKYLPKKDEEETEEEVEVSSE
- a CDS encoding ATP synthase subunit A, whose translation is MITGKIIKIAGPVIIGDGMRGTQVHEMVRVGDIGLIGEIIELHGDTATVQVYEETAGIKPGEKIESTGGPLSVELGPGILKSIYDGIQRPLDEIKLEAGDFIPRGVDVPALDKTKEWEFKPTAQVGDKVEGGDIIGTVDETSSIVHKIMIPPKMSGTLKSIVSPGRYTIVDDIAEVETENGIEKVQMMQIWPVRVGRPYVNKLDPDVPLITGQRAQDTFFCLAKGGTAAMPGPFGSGKTVTQQQLAKWADADIVVYIGCGERGNEMTEVLIEFPELEDPKTGNPLMDRTVLIANTSNMPVAAREACVYTGITIAEYFRDMGYDVALMADSTSRWAEAMRELSGRLEEMPGEEGYPAYLASRLAQFYERAGRVTTIGDHAAESSITIVGAVSPPGGDLSEPVTQNTLRIAKVFWALDASLADRRHFPSINWLNSYSLYVDSITGWWNEQIGSDWRELRDRAMALLQKESELEEIVQLVGPDALPQKDRVTLEAARMLREDFLQQNAFDDTDTYCSPIKQYNMLKTILLYDTAAQAALADGADANKLVNLDVRVDLDRMKYIPEDEFMGRVEEIRDQIQTQCNEAVQ